In Camelina sativa cultivar DH55 chromosome 16, Cs, whole genome shotgun sequence, a single window of DNA contains:
- the LOC104753609 gene encoding transcription factor MYB114-like: MEGSSNGLRKGTWTADEDSLLRQCIDKYGEGKWHHVPLRAGLNRCGKGCRLRWLNYLKPSIKRGKFNSDEVDLLIRLHRLLGNRWSLIAGRLPGRTANNVKNYWNTNFSCCKSKTRKRENTSSATPPIQRINVIKPLPQSYNDCSRLYWQPEVGFGKASNKDGSITCNKDNQKNESVNSLKVCKICSKEKLSKSV; encoded by the exons ATGGAGGGTTCTTCAAATGGATTGAGAAAAGGTACATGGACTGCTGACGAAGATAGTCTCTTGAGGCAATGTATTGATAAGTATGGAGAAGGCAAATGGCATCATGTTCCTTTAAGAGCtg GGTTAAACCGATGCGGGAAGGGTTGTAGACTAAGATGGTTGAACTACTTGAAGCCAAGTATTAAAAGAGGAAAATTTAACTCAGACGAAGTTGATCTTCTCATTCGCCTTCATAGGCTTCTAGGAAACAG GTGGTCACTCATCGCCGGTAGGTTGCCTGGTCGAACAGCTAATAATGTCAAGAATTACTGGAACACTAATTTCTCGTGTTGTAAGAGCAaaacgagaaagagagaaaatactTCTTCAGCTACTCCTCCGATCCAAAGAATCAATGTTATAAAGCCTCTACCTCAATCCTACAACGACTGCAGCCGGCTCTACTGGCAGCCAGAAGTTGGCTTTGGCAAAGCAAGCAACAAAGATGGTAGTATCACATGTAACAAAGATAACCAGAAAAATGAGTCTGTGAACAGTCTTAAGGTTTGTAAGATTTGCAGTAAAGAAAAACTCTCCAAAAGTGtgtaa
- the LOC104750419 gene encoding transcription factor MYB114-like, whose product MEAVSNGLRKGAWTGEEDNLLRQCIDKYGEGKWHQVPLRAGLNRCRKSCRLRWLNYLKPSIKRGKLSSDEVDLLIRLHRLLGNRWSLIAGRLPGRTASDVKNYWNTHLSNNHEPCKPKMKKKIITSPPTTSAQKIEVLKPRPRSFSSKSGFSYLNCFPKVDVIPPCSGLKNNNVCGSSITCGKEEKNYESVYNLLDGKNIWLESLLEESQEVDALGPEATTTETGATLAFDVEQLWNLFDEETVELD is encoded by the exons atggAGGCTGTGTCCAATGGGTTGAGAAAAGGTGCATGGACTGGTGAAGAAGATAATCTCTTGAGGCAGTGTATTGATAAGTATGGAGAAGGCAAATGGCACCAAGTTCCTTTAAGAGCTG GGCTAAATCGATGCAGGAAGAGTTGTAGACTAAGATGGTTGAACTATTTGAagccaagtatcaagagaggaAAACTTAGTTCTGATGAAGTTGATCTTCTTATTCGCCTCCATAGGCTTTTAGGAAATAG ATGGTCCCTGATTGCGGGTCGATTGCCTGGTCGTACCGCAAGTGACGTAAAGAATTACTGGAACACCCATTTGAGTAATAATCATGAACCCTGTAAGcccaaaatgaaaaagaaaatcattacTTCCCCTCCTACCACATCAGCCCAAAAGATCGAAGTTTTAAAGCCTCGACCTCGATCCTTCTCCTCAAAGAGCGGCTTTAGCTATCTCAATTGCTTTCCAAAAGTTGATGTTATTCCTCCATGCTCTGGACTCAAGAACAATAATGTTTGTGGAAGTAGTATCACATGtggcaaagaagagaagaattaTGAGTCTGTCTATAATCTATTGGATGGAAAAAATATATGGTTGGAGAGTTTATTAGAAGAGAGCCAAGAGGTAGATGCACTGGGTCCAGAAGCTACGACAACAGAAACTGGGGCCACTTTGGCGTTTGACGTTGAACAACTTTGGAATTTGTTCGATGAAGAAACTGTGGAACTTGATTAG